Proteins encoded by one window of Salvia splendens isolate huo1 chromosome 5, SspV2, whole genome shotgun sequence:
- the LOC121802320 gene encoding reticulon-like protein B21 isoform X2: MTSKESMDLGGGGRRRRRGSAPKAGSVWESRMKIDQVKGGIKVFNENSARSTQIASADDAVTEIEICRDAIPKQSPNGVSGKRKTWKSESNDGSPVKIAGLRSESSGNSDEQINELSEAVKKSPVSIRKSSLRKAKSDSVEVKPRASVDGDDDRERKPRSDEDCEEIKAAITPQIDGGDEPDFDEDKEIEVENVEKIVVGDHKHKKIVIEEKKSVLRNKKSVPNSSSIAKKQPPPDANHAPFDPTPAKINTNSENFPRSSSKLQSFVHLVMWRDVSKSAFVFGVGTFAIISSSYTKELNISFISVLSYLGLVYLAAIFLFRSLISRGSENGNEDCVIGEEEAVWVIKMLLPFINEFLLKLRALFSGDPSTTMKLAVLLFILARCGSSITVWTTAKLGTFWIKRFGDAWASCSHKKAVGFAVFALVWNLSSLVARIWAVFMLFVAFKHYQQSLIEEGCAQDEAINCQDSSCQGSTQVNHRTTIQNTEKLKKVY, translated from the exons ATGACTAGTAAAGAATCAATGGATTTAGGTGGCggcggaagaagaagaagaagaggcagCGCCCCGAAAGCAGGCTCTGTTTGGGAGAGCAGAATGAAAATCGATCAAGTCAAAGGCGGCATCAAAGTTTTCAATGAGAATTCTGCACGAAGCACTCAAATTGCTTCTGCTGATGATGCTGTTACTGAGATTGAGATTTGCAGAGATGCGATTCCCAAACAGAGCCCTAACGGTGTGAGCGGGAAGAGGAAAACTTGGAAATCCGAGAGTAACGATGGGAGTCCAGTTAAGATTGCGGGTCTGAGATCTGAATCGAGCGGGAATTCGGATGAGCAGATCAACGAATTGAGCGAAGCGGTGAAGAAAAGCCCCGTTTCGATCAGGAAATCGAGTTTGAGGAAGGCGAAATCCGACTCTGTTGAGGTGAAACCAAGAGCATCtgttgatggtgatgatgaCAGAGAGAGGAAGCCGAGATCTGATGAGGATTGTGAGGAGATCAAGGCTGCTATTACGCCTCAAATCGATGGTGGAGATGAGCCAGATTTCGATGAAGATAAGGAAATTGAAGTTGAAAATGTAGAAAAGATTGTCGTTGGTGATCACAAGCACAAGAAAATTGTGATTGAGGAGAAGAAATCGGttctaagaaataaaaaatcagTGCCTAATTCATCATCAATTGCCAAAAAGCAGCCTCCTCCTGATGCAAATCATGCCCCATTTGATCCAACCCCAGCAAAGATCAATACTA ATTCAGAAAATTTTCCAAGAAGCAGCAGCAAACTACAAAGTTTTG TCCACCTAGTAATGTGGAGAGACGTATCAAAATCTGCATTTGTTTTTGGGGTTGGAACATTTGCTATCATATCATCTTCATACACAAAGGAGCTAAACATCAG CTTCATCTCTGTGCTATCCTACTTGGGACTTGTGTACTTAGCTGCAATTTTCCTTTTCAGATCCCTTATTAGTAG AGGATCAGAGAATGGAAATGAAGATTGTGTTATTGGTGAAGAAGAAGCAGTTTGGGTGATTAAAATGCTTCTGCCATTTATAAATGAGTTTCTTCTCAAATTGAGAGCCCTTTTCTCAGGCGACCCTTCCACCACGATGAAG TTGGCAGTGCTGCTGTTCATTTTGGCAAGGTGTGGAAGCTCCATTACTGTGTGGACAACGGCCAAATTAG GTACATTTTGGATAAAACGATTTGGAGATGCATGGGCATCATGTTCTCACAAGAAAGCAGTTGGGTTTGCCGTCTTCGCTCTTGTGTGGAACTTATCCTCCCTCGTCGCCCGAATTTGGGCAG TATTCATGTTGTTTGTGGCGTTCAAGCACTATCAGCAGTCGTTGATCGAAGAGGGGTGTGCCCAAGACGAAGCCATCAACTGTCAAGATTCTTCTTGCCAAGGGTCGACCCAAGTAAATCATAGAACAACAATACAAAATACAGAGAAACTAAAAAAAGTGTATTGA
- the LOC121802320 gene encoding reticulon-like protein B21 isoform X1 yields MTSKESMDLGGGGRRRRRGSAPKAGSVWESRMKIDQVKGGIKVFNENSARSTQIASADDAVTEIEICRDAIPKQSPNGVSGKRKTWKSESNDGSPVKIAGLRSESSGNSDEQINELSEAVKKSPVSIRKSSLRKAKSDSVEVKPRASVDGDDDRERKPRSDEDCEEIKAAITPQIDGGDEPDFDEDKEIEVENVEKIVVGDHKHKKIVIEEKKSVLRNKKSVPNSSSIAKKQPPPDANHAPFDPTPAKINTNSENFPRSSSKLQSFVHLVMWRDVSKSAFVFGVGTFAIISSSYTKELNISFISVLSYLGLVYLAAIFLFRSLISRGSENGNEDCVIGEEEAVWVIKMLLPFINEFLLKLRALFSGDPSTTMKLAVLLFILARCGSSITVWTTAKLGFIGVFTVPKICSAYSSQITAYGTFWIKRFGDAWASCSHKKAVGFAVFALVWNLSSLVARIWAVFMLFVAFKHYQQSLIEEGCAQDEAINCQDSSCQGSTQVNHRTTIQNTEKLKKVY; encoded by the exons ATGACTAGTAAAGAATCAATGGATTTAGGTGGCggcggaagaagaagaagaagaggcagCGCCCCGAAAGCAGGCTCTGTTTGGGAGAGCAGAATGAAAATCGATCAAGTCAAAGGCGGCATCAAAGTTTTCAATGAGAATTCTGCACGAAGCACTCAAATTGCTTCTGCTGATGATGCTGTTACTGAGATTGAGATTTGCAGAGATGCGATTCCCAAACAGAGCCCTAACGGTGTGAGCGGGAAGAGGAAAACTTGGAAATCCGAGAGTAACGATGGGAGTCCAGTTAAGATTGCGGGTCTGAGATCTGAATCGAGCGGGAATTCGGATGAGCAGATCAACGAATTGAGCGAAGCGGTGAAGAAAAGCCCCGTTTCGATCAGGAAATCGAGTTTGAGGAAGGCGAAATCCGACTCTGTTGAGGTGAAACCAAGAGCATCtgttgatggtgatgatgaCAGAGAGAGGAAGCCGAGATCTGATGAGGATTGTGAGGAGATCAAGGCTGCTATTACGCCTCAAATCGATGGTGGAGATGAGCCAGATTTCGATGAAGATAAGGAAATTGAAGTTGAAAATGTAGAAAAGATTGTCGTTGGTGATCACAAGCACAAGAAAATTGTGATTGAGGAGAAGAAATCGGttctaagaaataaaaaatcagTGCCTAATTCATCATCAATTGCCAAAAAGCAGCCTCCTCCTGATGCAAATCATGCCCCATTTGATCCAACCCCAGCAAAGATCAATACTA ATTCAGAAAATTTTCCAAGAAGCAGCAGCAAACTACAAAGTTTTG TCCACCTAGTAATGTGGAGAGACGTATCAAAATCTGCATTTGTTTTTGGGGTTGGAACATTTGCTATCATATCATCTTCATACACAAAGGAGCTAAACATCAG CTTCATCTCTGTGCTATCCTACTTGGGACTTGTGTACTTAGCTGCAATTTTCCTTTTCAGATCCCTTATTAGTAG AGGATCAGAGAATGGAAATGAAGATTGTGTTATTGGTGAAGAAGAAGCAGTTTGGGTGATTAAAATGCTTCTGCCATTTATAAATGAGTTTCTTCTCAAATTGAGAGCCCTTTTCTCAGGCGACCCTTCCACCACGATGAAG TTGGCAGTGCTGCTGTTCATTTTGGCAAGGTGTGGAAGCTCCATTACTGTGTGGACAACGGCCAAATTAG GCTTTATTGGAGTATTTACGGTGCCTAAAATATGCTCAGCGTACTCCTCTCAGATTACTGCATACG GTACATTTTGGATAAAACGATTTGGAGATGCATGGGCATCATGTTCTCACAAGAAAGCAGTTGGGTTTGCCGTCTTCGCTCTTGTGTGGAACTTATCCTCCCTCGTCGCCCGAATTTGGGCAG TATTCATGTTGTTTGTGGCGTTCAAGCACTATCAGCAGTCGTTGATCGAAGAGGGGTGTGCCCAAGACGAAGCCATCAACTGTCAAGATTCTTCTTGCCAAGGGTCGACCCAAGTAAATCATAGAACAACAATACAAAATACAGAGAAACTAAAAAAAGTGTATTGA
- the LOC121802320 gene encoding reticulon-like protein B21 isoform X3, which yields MTSKESMDLGGGGRRRRRGSAPKAGSVWESRMKIDQVKGGIKVFNENSARSTQIASADDAVTEIEICRDAIPKQSPNGVSGKRKTWKSESNDGSPVKIAGLRSESSGNSDEQINELSEAVKKSPVSIRKSSLRKAKSDSVEVKPRASVDGDDDRERKPRSDEDCEEIKAAITPQIDGGDEPDFDEDKEIEVENVEKIVVGDHKHKKIVIEEKKSVLRNKKSVPNSSSIAKKQPPPDANHAPFDPTPAKINTNSENFPRSSSKLQSFVHLVMWRDVSKSAFVFGVGTFAIISSSYTKELNIRGSENGNEDCVIGEEEAVWVIKMLLPFINEFLLKLRALFSGDPSTTMKLAVLLFILARCGSSITVWTTAKLGFIGVFTVPKICSAYSSQITAYGTFWIKRFGDAWASCSHKKAVGFAVFALVWNLSSLVARIWAVFMLFVAFKHYQQSLIEEGCAQDEAINCQDSSCQGSTQVNHRTTIQNTEKLKKVY from the exons ATGACTAGTAAAGAATCAATGGATTTAGGTGGCggcggaagaagaagaagaagaggcagCGCCCCGAAAGCAGGCTCTGTTTGGGAGAGCAGAATGAAAATCGATCAAGTCAAAGGCGGCATCAAAGTTTTCAATGAGAATTCTGCACGAAGCACTCAAATTGCTTCTGCTGATGATGCTGTTACTGAGATTGAGATTTGCAGAGATGCGATTCCCAAACAGAGCCCTAACGGTGTGAGCGGGAAGAGGAAAACTTGGAAATCCGAGAGTAACGATGGGAGTCCAGTTAAGATTGCGGGTCTGAGATCTGAATCGAGCGGGAATTCGGATGAGCAGATCAACGAATTGAGCGAAGCGGTGAAGAAAAGCCCCGTTTCGATCAGGAAATCGAGTTTGAGGAAGGCGAAATCCGACTCTGTTGAGGTGAAACCAAGAGCATCtgttgatggtgatgatgaCAGAGAGAGGAAGCCGAGATCTGATGAGGATTGTGAGGAGATCAAGGCTGCTATTACGCCTCAAATCGATGGTGGAGATGAGCCAGATTTCGATGAAGATAAGGAAATTGAAGTTGAAAATGTAGAAAAGATTGTCGTTGGTGATCACAAGCACAAGAAAATTGTGATTGAGGAGAAGAAATCGGttctaagaaataaaaaatcagTGCCTAATTCATCATCAATTGCCAAAAAGCAGCCTCCTCCTGATGCAAATCATGCCCCATTTGATCCAACCCCAGCAAAGATCAATACTA ATTCAGAAAATTTTCCAAGAAGCAGCAGCAAACTACAAAGTTTTG TCCACCTAGTAATGTGGAGAGACGTATCAAAATCTGCATTTGTTTTTGGGGTTGGAACATTTGCTATCATATCATCTTCATACACAAAGGAGCTAAACATCAG AGGATCAGAGAATGGAAATGAAGATTGTGTTATTGGTGAAGAAGAAGCAGTTTGGGTGATTAAAATGCTTCTGCCATTTATAAATGAGTTTCTTCTCAAATTGAGAGCCCTTTTCTCAGGCGACCCTTCCACCACGATGAAG TTGGCAGTGCTGCTGTTCATTTTGGCAAGGTGTGGAAGCTCCATTACTGTGTGGACAACGGCCAAATTAG GCTTTATTGGAGTATTTACGGTGCCTAAAATATGCTCAGCGTACTCCTCTCAGATTACTGCATACG GTACATTTTGGATAAAACGATTTGGAGATGCATGGGCATCATGTTCTCACAAGAAAGCAGTTGGGTTTGCCGTCTTCGCTCTTGTGTGGAACTTATCCTCCCTCGTCGCCCGAATTTGGGCAG TATTCATGTTGTTTGTGGCGTTCAAGCACTATCAGCAGTCGTTGATCGAAGAGGGGTGTGCCCAAGACGAAGCCATCAACTGTCAAGATTCTTCTTGCCAAGGGTCGACCCAAGTAAATCATAGAACAACAATACAAAATACAGAGAAACTAAAAAAAGTGTATTGA